Proteins from a single region of Mytilus trossulus isolate FHL-02 chromosome 2, PNRI_Mtr1.1.1.hap1, whole genome shotgun sequence:
- the LOC134708187 gene encoding GDP-fucose protein O-fucosyltransferase 1-like — MKNLILVWCLSCLLHTVKSTLVDPKGYIMYCPCMGRFGNQADQFLGALAFAKSLDRTLILPPWVEYHWPNPKSVQVPFDKYFKVHSLAEFHKVMTMELFMEHLAPTVWPPGERIVFCFSARTHYVDKKTSDEPSCAAKDGNPFGPFWDTFEVEFDKNVFYGPLTYDSYNPHEIQRWLKRYPADKYPVLAFTGAPGAFPVSEGNVRLHKHLQWSDGIDKKAERFIKKNLPDGPFVSIHLRLGSDFQNACDHLSSSPMMFAAPQCFGYRQEHGTPDKEMCYPSDAAIVKQVKKAVKKVGAKSVFIGTDSRDLIDKMSKVIKDVKFIKSKKDNPHLDLALMARGDIFIGNCFSTFTAFVKRERDVKKLPSEFWAFKQKTIHDEL, encoded by the exons gaagaTTTGGAAACCAGGCCGACCAGTTTCTTGGTGCCTTAGCTTTTGCCAAATCATTAGACAGAACACTTATACTACCACCATGGGTTGAATATCACTGGCCAAATCCTAAATCA GTCCAAGTGCCGTTTGACAAATACTTTAAAGTTCATTCTCTAGCAGAGTTTCACAAGGTGATGACGATGGAATTATTTATGGAGCACTTAGCACCAACTGTCTGGCCTCCAGGAGAAAGAATAG tattttgtttttctgcTAGAACCCACtatgttgataaaaagacaTCAGATGAGCCAAGCTGTGCAGCAAAAGATGGCAATCCATTTGGTCCATTCTGGGATACATTTGAAGtagaatttgataaaaatgtctTTTATGGACCTCTTACTTATGATTCTTATAATCCTCATGAAATTCAAAGATGGCTGAAAAG GTACCCAGCAGATAAGTATCCAGTCCTAGCATTTACTGGTGCCCCAGGTGCATTCCCTGTTTCTGAGGGCAATGTTCGTCTCCATAAACACCTACAGTGGTCTGATGGTATTGACAAAAAAGCAGAAAGATTTATAAAGAAGAATCTGCCTGATGGACCATTTGTCTCTATACATTTAAGACTTGGATCAGATTTT CAAAATGCTTGTGACCATTTATCGAGCTCGCCAATGATGTTTGCAGCTCCCCAGTGTTTTGGGTACAGACAAGAACATGGGACACCAGATAAAGAGATGTGTTATCCCTCAGATGCTGCTATCGTCAAACAAGTAAAGAAAGCTGTTAAAAAGGTCGGAGCTAAATCTGTGTTTATAGGAACAGACAGTAGAGACTTGATAGATAAAATGTCTAAAGTCATCAAAGAT gtgAAGTTTATTAAGTCAAAGAAAGACAACCCACATCTAGATCTAGCTTTAATGGCTAGAGGTGACATCTTTATAGGAAATTGTTTCTCAACATTTACAGCTTTTGTTAAAAGAGAAAGAGACGTTAAAAAATTACCATCAGAGTTTTGggcatttaaacaaaaaactattcATGATGAACTGTAG